A single region of the Vicia villosa cultivar HV-30 ecotype Madison, WI linkage group LG4, Vvil1.0, whole genome shotgun sequence genome encodes:
- the LOC131594799 gene encoding uncharacterized protein LOC131594799 has protein sequence MASTSQYKVRVHMNGETYHCDANGFLFRNTNSTRFALNSKADFSYLKKKIEFKIREPVSQIFYQQPYVQPDNSVKFYQSQIQTDIEVQNMFLNHEYYGYDYLELYIVVEQIVPSQDMQSQVIDPVVDDEQQPEVVVDEETEVEDVVDELVNRDSDDEEQVPLPDARAYSPSAHFTTLNLGEDEPSFDMFYNPYMRSDKELKEGNTFRSKEDCMLAIKNWHLTNCVDFKAGRSNPERVTILCRNPESGYMLKASFRKKFNAWVIRSISQAHTCVNTNMAQDHRKLSHDMICHTTIPLVEADPSLKEESYQQLPRYLAALQSYSPGTVTILGHSWHNPKTEPLSKGTLLMAVAQDGNSNIFPIAFALVERETTAAWSFFLKNLRARVDPQSNLCLISGRRASIDSTYNNPANGWHDPPSKHMSYSTHDKQHKLGLEINFYLKATFEKTAQ, from the exons atggcatccacctcgcAATACAAAGTTCGTGTTCACATGAATGGTGAGACTTACCACTGCGACGCAAATggttttctatttagaaacacTAACTCCacacgttttgctctaaatagTAAAGCGGATTTCTCGTATCTAAAAAAGAAAATCGAGTTCAAAATTAGAGAACCAGTCTCTCAAATATTTTACCAACAACCATACGTTCAACCCGACAACTCGGTCAAGTTTTATCAATCACAGATACAAACTGACATAGAGGTCCAAAATATGTTCCTTAACCATGAGTATTATGGTTATGATTATCTGGAGTTGTACATAGTGGTTGAACAAATTGTTCCGTCGCAAGATATgcagtcacaagttattgatcctgttgttgaCGACGAACAACAACCCGAAGTTGTCGTCGATgaagaaactgaagtagaagatgtGGTTGATGAGTTGGTGAACCGTGATTCCGACGATGAAGAACAAGTTCCATTACCTGATGCGCGTGCATATTCACCTTCAGCGCACTTCACAACACTTAATTTGGGGGAGGATGAGCCATCTTTTGATATGTTCTACAACCCATATATGAGGTCAGACAAGGAGTTAAAAGAGGGGAacacgtttcgttcgaaggaAGATTGTATGCTAGCTATAAAAAACTGGCACTTAACAAACTGTGTTGATTTCAAAGCTGGTCGCTCAAATCCAGAAAGAGTAACTATTTTGTGCAGAAACCCGGAGTCtggatacatgctgaaggcatcaTTTAGGAAGAAATTTAATGCTTGGGTGATACGTTCGATTTCTCAAGCCCACACTTGCGTCAACACAAatatggcgcaagatcatcgGAAATtaagtcatgacatgatatgtcataccacCATACCTCTCGTCGAAGCTGACCCATCATTGAAG GAGGAATCctaccaacaacttcctcgctacctggctgcactTCAATCgtattcacctgggactgttacTATATTGGGACACTCCTGGCACAATCCCaagacggaacccctctcgaag ggaacaTTGCTGATGGCGGTCGCGCAAGATGGAAACAGCAATatttttccaatagcctttgctcTGGTAGAACGAGAAACAACtgctgcttggagtttctttctgaagaatctccgagctagagttgATCCACAATCTAATCTTTGCTTGATTTCGGGCAGGCGCGCTTCTATTGACAGCAcatacaacaatccggcaaatggttggcacgACCCAccgtctaagcat ATGAGTTACAGCACACATGACAAACAACATAAACTAGGACTAGAAATAAATTTTTACCTAAAGGCAACATTTGAAAAGACAGCACAATGA
- the LOC131594304 gene encoding aldehyde dehydrogenase family 2 member C4-like translates to MSSLFSNGKPNFSIEIPTIKFTKLFINGQFVDSLSGKEFETIDPRTGEVIAKIAEGRKEDIDVAVKAARVAFDDGPWPRMPGAERARILLKWAELIDQNIEEIAALDTIDAGKLYNFCKAVDIPGVAHTIRYYAGAADKIHGEVLKPSRELHAYTLMEPIGVVGHIIPWNFPSTMFATKVAPSLAAGCTMVLKPAEQTPLSALFYAHLAKQAGIPDGVLNVVPGFGATAGAAISSHMDIDKVSFTGSTEVGREIMISAAKSNLKPVSLELGGKSPLLIFDDADVDKAAELALIGILFNKGEICVAGSRVFVQEGIYDEFEKKLVEKAKAWIVGDPFDPKAQQGPQVDKKQFEKILSYIEIGKKEGATLLTGGKNIGDKGYYIEPTVFSNVKEDMLIAQDEIFGPVMALMKFKTIEEAIKSANNTRYGLAAGIVTKNLDIANTVSRSIRAGIIWINCYFAFGNDIPYGGYKMSGFGRDFGLESLHKYLQVKSVVTPIYNSPWL, encoded by the exons ATGTCTTCTCTCTTCTCCAATGGCAAACCCAATTTCTCCATTGAAATTCCCACCATCAAGTTCACCAAACTCTTCATCAATGGACAATTTGTTGATTCTCTTTCAG gaAAAGAGTTTGAGACAATAGATCCAAGAACTGGAGAGGTGATAGCAAAGATTGCAGAGGGAAGAAAAGAAGACATTGATGTTGCTGTGAAGGCAGCACGTGTAGCTTTTGATGATGGTCCATGGCCTAGAATGCCCGGTGCG GAAAGAGCAAGAATCTTGCTGAAATGGGCAGAATTAATTGATCAAAACATAGAAGAAATAGCAGCATTAGACACCATAGATGCTGGAAAATTGTACAATTTCTGCAAAGCTGTTGACATACCTGGAGTAGCACACACTATACGTTACTACGCAGGTGCTGCTGATAAAATTCATGGAGAGGTTCTAAAACCTTCGCGCGAGTTGCACGCATATACTTTGATGGAACCTATTGGTGTTGTCGGACACATAATTCCTTGGAATTTTCCTAGTACCATGTTTGCTACTAAGGTTGCTCCGTCTTTAGCTGCTGGTTGTACTATGGTTCTTAAGCCGGCTGAACAAACACCTCTTTCGGCTTTGTTTTATGCTCATCTCGCTAAACAG GCTGGAATTCCGGATGGAGTACTCAATGTAGTACCGGGATTCGGTGCAACTGCGGGAGCTGCAATAAGTTCGCACATGGATATTGATAAG GTTAGTTTTACCGGTTCAACAGAAGTAGGACGCGAAATAATGATATCTGCAGCTAAAAGTAATTTGAAACCAGTTTCATTGGAGTTGGGAGGAAAATCACCTCTGTTGATTTTTGATGATGCTGATGTTGATAAGGCTGCTGAACTTGCTCTCATTGGCATCCTATTTAATAAG GGAGAAATTTGTGTTGCCGGTTCTCGTGTGTTTGTTCAAGAAGGAATCTATGATGAATTCGAAAAGAAGTTGGTGGAGAAAGCAAAAGCTTGGATCGTTGGTGATCCTTTTGATCCTAAAGCTCAACAAGGGCCTCAG gttgacaagaagcaatttgaaaaaattcTTTCCTATATTGAAATAGGAAAGAAAGAAGGAGCAACCCTTTTGACAGGTGGTAAAAATATTGGAGACAAAGGTTACTATATTGAGCCTACAGTTTTCTCTAATGTTAAG GAGGACATGCTTATAGCACAAGATGAAATATTTGGACCTGTCATGGCACTCATGAAGTtcaa GACTATTGAGGAAGCGATTAAAAGTGCGAACAATACAAGATATGGTTTAGCAGCCGGAATTGTGACAAAGAATTTGGACATAGCAAACACTGTGTCGAGATCGATTCGTGCTGGAATTATTTGGATTAATTGTTACTTTGCATTTGGAAATGACATTCCTTATGGAGGTTACAAGATGAGTGGATTTGGAAGAGATTTTGGGTTGGAATCATTGCATAAGTATTTGCAAGTTAAATCTGTTGTTACTCCCATTTACAATTCTCCTTGGCTTTGA
- the LOC131598705 gene encoding multiprotein-bridging factor 1c: MPTRTTGAIAQDWEPVVLHKSKPKAQDLRNPKAVNQAFRTGAEVQTLKKSTAGLNKKTAGPVVNARKLDEAAEPAALERVGGEVRQMIQKARLDKKISQAELAKQINERVQVVQEYENGKAVPNQLVLGKMERVLGVKLRGKIGK; the protein is encoded by the coding sequence ATGCCAACACGAACAACCGGAGCGATCGCACAAGACTGGGAGCCAGTCGTCCTCCACAAATCAAAACCCAAGGCACAAGATCTCCGCAACCCGAAAGCGGTGAACCAAGCCTTCCGAACCGGAGCAGAAGTCCAGACGCTCAAGAAATCAACCGCTGGTTTGAACAAGAAAACCGCCGGTCCGGTTGTGAACGCGAGGAAGCTAGACGAAGCGGCTGAACCGGCGGCGTTGGAGCGGGTTGGCGGGGAAGTGAGACAGATGATACAGAAAGCGCGTTTGGATAAGAAGATTAGTCAAGCTGAGCTGGCGAAACAGATTAATGAGAGGGTTCAGGTTGTGCAGGAGTATGAGAATGGGAAAGCGGTTCCTAATCAGCTTGTTTTGGGGAAAATGGAGAGGGTTCTGGGTGTTAAGCTTAGGGGTAAAATTGGAAAATGA